The following proteins are co-located in the Salvelinus fontinalis isolate EN_2023a chromosome 29, ASM2944872v1, whole genome shotgun sequence genome:
- the LOC129827200 gene encoding basic salivary proline-rich protein 1-like, with protein sequence MPCPALGERAVSSGFNAIQMTNELYAETSKISRRIPPARPQGPLLKTTEDPTSPSPGTPSKDQGTRRIPPAHPQGPLLKTTEDPTSPSPGTPSKDQGTRRIPPARPQGPLLKTTVGPTSPSPGTPSKDHGGYPRRIPPGGFHQEDTPGGYHQEDTTRRIPQEDTTRRIPPGGYHQEDTTRRISPGQYHQEDPTRRISPGGSHQEDITRTIPQEDITRRIPPGGYHQEDITRRIPPGGYHQEDITRRIPPGGYHQEDPTRRISPGGYPRRIPPGGSHQEDITRRIPPGGYHQDDITRRIPTGGYHQEDFTRRISPGGSHQKDPTRGVSPGGYHQEDTTRRIPPGGYHQEDITRTISPGGYHQEDTTRRISPGGYPRRISP encoded by the exons atgcctTGCCCAGCTCTTGGAGAAAGAGCCGTCTCCTCTGGGTTCAACGCCATCCAGATGACCAACGAGTTGTACGCCGAGACGTCCAAGAT ATCACGGAGGATCCCACCAGCCCGTCCCCAGGGACCCCTTCTAAAGACCACGGAGGATCCCACCAGCCCGTCCCCAGGGACCCCTTCTAAAGACCAAGGAACCAGGAGGATCCCACCAGCCCATCCCCAGGGACCCCTTCTAAAGACCACGGAGGATCCCACCAGCCCGTCCCCAGGGACCCCTTCTAAAGACCAAGGAACTCGGAGGATCCCACCAGCCCGTCCCCAGGGACCCCTTCTAAAGACCACGGTGGGTCCCACCAGCCCGTCCCCAGGGACCCCTTCTAAAGACCACG GAGGATACCCCAGGAGGATACCACCAGGAGGATTTCACCAGGAGGATACCCCAGGAGGATATCACCAGGAGGATACCACCAGGAGGATACCCCAGGAGGATACCACCAGGAGGATCCCACCAGGAGGATACCACCAGGAGGATACCACCAGGAGGATATCACCAGGACAATATCACCAGGAGGATCCCACCAGGAGGATATCACCAGGAGGTTCCCACCAGGAGGATATCACTAGGACGATACCCCAGGAGGATATCACCAGGAGGATCCCGCCAGGAGGATATCACCAGGAGGATATCACCAGGAGGATCCCACCAGGAGGATATCACCAGGAGGATATCACCAGGAGGATCCCACCAGGAGGATATCACCAGGAGGATCCCACCAGGAGGATATCACCAGGAGGATACCCCAGGAGGATACCACCAGGAGGATCCCACCAGGAGGATATCACCAGGAGGATCCCACCAGGAGGATATCACCAGGACGATATCACCAGGAGGATCCCTACAGGAGGATACCACCAGGAGGATTTCACCAGGAGGATATCACCAGGAGGATCCCACCAGAAGGATCCCACCAGGGGGGTATCACCAGGAGGATACCACCAGGAGGATACCACCAGGAGGATACCACCAGGAGGATATCACCAGGAGGATATCACCAGGACGATATCACCAGGAGGATACCACCAGGAGGATACCACCAGGAGGATATCACCAGGAGGATACCCCAGGAGGATATCACCATGA